The Shewanella sp. KX20019 genome window below encodes:
- a CDS encoding Tex family protein: MHNIAQLIADELNVRLQQVNDTIKLLNDGATVPFIARYRKEATGGLDDAQLRTLYSRLGYLRDLSERRNVILSSIEAQNKLTPELKAAINAADSKTRLEDLYLPYKPKRRTKGLIAIEAGIEPLADFLLANRDVDCDVKAAEYLNVDAGFTDAKSVLDGARFILMERFAEDAELLQKVRSHIEQNAVLESRMAKGKEKEGSKYRDYFEHSEKLTKVPSHRALAMLRGRNEGMLSLSVNADPNKEAKQASYCEVIINDHCKLAINDTAVDQWLKTVVAATWRVKIALQMETEFFGRMRDSAETEAINVFARNLGDLLMAAPAGAKATLGLDPGLRSGVKVAIVNNTGKLVAHSTIFPHAPQKQWDKSLRTLANLAKMHKVELIAVGNGTASRETDKLAAELITMVKAELPTLTKVMVSEAGASVYSASELASEEFPDVDVSIRGAVSIARRLQDPLAELVKIEPKAIGVGQYQHDVSQSMLSSSLEAVVEDCVNGVGVDVNMASAPLLAQVAGLNKTLARNIVTYRDEQGQFTNRKTLLKVARLGPKAYEQAAGFLRISNAENPLDASSVHPEAYALVESIASAKQQSVATLIGNTELLSTIEAKDFITGDFGLPTVTDILAELDKPGRDPRGEFRTATFKEGVEQINDLKPDMILEGVVTNVTNFGAFVDVGVHQDGLVHISSMTEKFIDDPHKVVKAGDVVKVKVMEVDAERRRIGLSMRLTDKAGEAPKTAPRPANHSSKNNGSKHQGGKSQSQSHKSAKPKQATNAAMGNAFADAFAKMKK, encoded by the coding sequence ATGCATAACATTGCACAGCTTATTGCTGATGAACTAAACGTACGTCTTCAGCAAGTTAACGACACGATTAAATTACTGAATGACGGTGCAACAGTGCCGTTTATCGCGCGCTACCGTAAGGAAGCTACTGGTGGGCTTGATGATGCGCAGTTGCGCACGCTATACAGTCGCCTTGGCTATTTACGCGATCTAAGTGAGCGCCGCAATGTTATTTTGTCGAGTATTGAGGCGCAAAATAAATTAACGCCTGAGTTAAAAGCTGCGATTAATGCTGCTGATAGTAAAACCCGCCTAGAAGATCTTTACCTACCTTATAAGCCAAAGCGCCGTACCAAGGGCTTGATTGCGATTGAAGCTGGAATTGAACCATTAGCGGATTTTTTACTGGCAAATCGAGATGTAGATTGTGATGTAAAAGCCGCTGAATACCTTAATGTTGACGCCGGTTTTACTGACGCAAAGTCGGTATTAGATGGCGCTCGCTTTATCTTGATGGAACGCTTTGCCGAAGACGCTGAGTTACTGCAAAAAGTGCGTAGCCACATTGAACAAAATGCCGTGCTTGAAAGCCGTATGGCTAAGGGTAAAGAGAAAGAGGGATCTAAATATAGAGATTATTTTGAGCACTCTGAAAAACTAACTAAGGTACCATCACATCGTGCCCTTGCCATGCTACGTGGCCGTAATGAAGGTATGCTGAGCTTAAGCGTCAATGCAGATCCAAACAAAGAAGCCAAGCAAGCCAGCTACTGTGAAGTGATTATCAATGACCACTGTAAACTGGCGATTAATGATACTGCAGTCGATCAGTGGTTAAAAACCGTGGTTGCGGCAACTTGGCGAGTCAAAATAGCATTGCAGATGGAAACTGAGTTTTTCGGCCGTATGCGCGATAGCGCAGAAACTGAAGCGATTAATGTATTTGCGCGTAACTTAGGCGATCTTTTAATGGCAGCCCCTGCGGGCGCCAAAGCCACCTTAGGCTTGGATCCTGGCCTTCGCAGTGGCGTTAAAGTCGCGATTGTAAACAACACCGGCAAACTGGTTGCTCACAGCACTATTTTCCCTCATGCACCACAAAAACAGTGGGATAAATCGCTTAGAACCTTGGCTAACTTAGCCAAGATGCATAAGGTTGAGCTCATTGCTGTTGGTAATGGCACCGCCTCACGCGAAACAGACAAGCTAGCGGCAGAACTTATCACCATGGTTAAAGCTGAACTACCAACCTTGACCAAGGTGATGGTCAGTGAAGCGGGCGCCTCTGTGTATTCAGCCTCTGAGCTAGCTTCAGAAGAGTTCCCTGATGTTGATGTGTCTATTCGTGGCGCGGTATCAATTGCCCGCCGTTTACAAGACCCATTAGCGGAGCTAGTAAAGATCGAGCCTAAGGCCATTGGCGTTGGGCAGTATCAGCACGACGTAAGCCAAAGTATGCTTTCAAGTTCACTGGAAGCGGTAGTTGAAGACTGCGTCAACGGTGTTGGTGTTGATGTGAATATGGCGTCAGCGCCACTGCTTGCCCAAGTGGCGGGGCTCAATAAAACCTTGGCACGCAATATTGTCACTTACCGTGATGAACAGGGGCAATTCACCAATCGTAAAACCTTGCTGAAGGTAGCACGTTTAGGCCCTAAGGCTTATGAACAAGCGGCAGGTTTTTTACGTATAAGCAATGCTGAAAACCCACTTGATGCATCTTCGGTTCACCCTGAGGCATATGCATTGGTTGAATCAATCGCCAGCGCAAAACAACAATCAGTTGCTACGCTGATTGGCAATACTGAGCTGCTCAGCACGATTGAAGCCAAAGACTTTATTACAGGCGATTTCGGTTTACCGACAGTGACCGATATTCTTGCTGAACTCGACAAACCCGGACGCGATCCCCGTGGTGAATTTAGGACTGCTACCTTTAAAGAGGGCGTTGAACAGATCAATGACCTTAAGCCAGATATGATATTGGAAGGCGTGGTGACTAACGTGACCAACTTTGGCGCCTTTGTCGATGTTGGTGTGCATCAAGATGGGTTAGTGCATATCTCATCGATGACCGAAAAGTTTATTGATGATCCGCATAAGGTGGTTAAAGCGGGTGATGTGGTTAAAGTTAAAGTGATGGAAGTTGATGCCGAAAGACGTCGTATTGGCCTTAGCATGCGACTGACCGACAAAGCGGGCGAAGCGCCAAAAACAGCGCCTCGACCAGCTAACCATAGTAGCAAGAATAATGGCTCCAAACATCAAGGCGGCAAGTCGCAATCTCAGTCGCATAAAAGCGCTAAGCCAAAGCAGGCCACAAATGCCGCGATGGGCAATGCCTTTGCTGATGCCTTTGCTAAGATGAAAAAGTAG
- a CDS encoding LTA synthase family protein, with the protein MLSRLGLAIWQFDRVDVVSGWSQLLIQGLRVDFATLCWLWGAAALGTAIFSGDHAIGRIWTQILRVWLTLGLLTVVVLEISTPSFIAEYGIRPNRLYVEYLIYPKEVFSMLWAGRKVELIFSALISTAVFFGGWKLSGILTQNQTYPRWYWRPVLGILVIAITILGARSSLGHRPLNPSLVAFSSDPLVNSLVTNSAYSLVFAIKQMGSEADAAKIYGKLPEEEIISIIRRESGRPLADFQSNDFPSVSYNTASYQGKPKNLVIILQESLGAQFVGSLGGLPLTPNIDELSKQAWAFERMYATGTRSVRGIEAVVTGFTPTPARSVVKLGLSQNGFFSLASLLKQHGYRNQFIYGGESHFDNMRNFFLGNGFTDIIDESDYKNPNFVGSWGVSDEDLMYRANDEFERLHKEGQPFFSLVFSSSNHDPFEFPDDRIELFEQPKQTRNNAAKYADYAVGEFFKRAKQSDYWKDTIFVVVADHDSRVGGAELVPISRFRIPGLILGEGIEPKVDTRVTSQIDLGPTLLSLIGVSDAYPMLGRDLTKTAEDWPGRALMQYDKNMAYLRGDDVVILQPEHPASGFTYDPVAEKLTASPQSDEMKQTALGWALWGSMAYQKSLYGDSKK; encoded by the coding sequence ATGCTCAGCAGGTTGGGTCTGGCTATTTGGCAGTTTGACCGCGTAGATGTTGTTTCTGGTTGGTCTCAGTTATTAATCCAAGGCCTGCGTGTTGACTTTGCCACGCTATGTTGGCTGTGGGGAGCTGCTGCACTCGGCACGGCAATCTTTTCTGGTGATCATGCTATTGGTCGCATTTGGACGCAAATATTGCGGGTTTGGTTGACCTTAGGTTTATTGACCGTCGTCGTCCTTGAAATATCGACTCCCTCCTTTATTGCAGAATACGGCATCAGACCTAACCGTTTGTATGTTGAGTATCTTATCTATCCAAAAGAAGTATTTTCAATGCTTTGGGCTGGCAGAAAGGTCGAACTTATTTTTTCAGCATTGATCAGTACTGCCGTGTTCTTTGGTGGCTGGAAACTCAGCGGAATACTAACCCAAAACCAAACTTACCCTCGCTGGTATTGGCGTCCTGTTCTCGGCATTTTAGTCATTGCAATCACCATCTTAGGCGCACGCTCAAGCTTAGGGCATAGACCACTCAATCCATCGTTAGTGGCTTTTTCAAGTGATCCATTAGTTAACTCACTAGTGACAAACTCCGCCTACTCTTTAGTGTTCGCCATTAAACAGATGGGCAGTGAAGCGGATGCTGCCAAGATATATGGCAAGTTACCGGAAGAGGAGATCATTAGCATTATTCGCCGTGAAAGTGGCCGCCCACTAGCCGATTTTCAGTCTAATGATTTTCCGAGTGTCTCTTATAATACAGCTAGCTATCAAGGTAAGCCTAAAAACCTAGTCATTATTCTACAAGAGAGCCTTGGGGCTCAATTTGTGGGGAGTTTGGGTGGCTTGCCATTAACGCCAAACATTGATGAATTATCGAAACAGGCATGGGCTTTTGAGCGCATGTACGCTACTGGAACCCGTTCGGTGCGTGGTATTGAGGCTGTTGTGACCGGTTTCACGCCGACGCCTGCGCGCTCGGTTGTGAAGTTAGGTCTCAGCCAAAATGGCTTCTTTTCATTGGCTTCATTGCTAAAGCAGCATGGTTACCGTAATCAGTTTATTTATGGTGGTGAAAGCCATTTTGATAACATGCGTAACTTTTTCTTAGGCAATGGTTTTACCGACATCATTGACGAATCGGACTACAAAAATCCTAATTTCGTTGGTTCTTGGGGCGTGTCGGATGAGGATCTGATGTATCGTGCTAACGATGAGTTTGAGCGCTTACATAAAGAGGGGCAACCGTTCTTTAGCTTGGTGTTTAGCTCGAGTAATCATGACCCATTTGAGTTTCCTGATGACCGTATAGAGTTGTTTGAGCAGCCAAAGCAGACTCGTAATAACGCGGCAAAATATGCTGACTACGCGGTAGGTGAGTTTTTCAAGCGTGCTAAGCAGTCCGATTACTGGAAAGACACAATATTTGTAGTGGTTGCCGATCATGACAGCCGAGTCGGCGGTGCTGAACTGGTGCCTATCTCTCGCTTCCGTATTCCTGGGCTTATTTTAGGTGAGGGTATCGAGCCTAAAGTGGATACTCGAGTGACCAGCCAGATTGATTTAGGTCCGACGCTATTGTCATTGATTGGTGTGAGTGACGCGTACCCTATGTTGGGTCGTGACTTGACTAAAACAGCTGAAGATTGGCCCGGTCGTGCGTTAATGCAGTACGACAAAAATATGGCTTACCTACGCGGCGACGACGTGGTGATCCTGCAGCCTGAACATCCAGCATCAGGGTTTACCTATGATCCAGTCGCAGAGAAGCTAACTGCAAGTCCACAGTCTGATGAAATGAAACAAACGGCATTAGGTTGGGCATTGTGGGGCAGTATGGCTTATCAAAAAAGCTTGTATGGCGACAGTAAAAAGTAG
- the bioH gene encoding pimeloyl-ACP methyl ester esterase BioH has translation MDQTKLHVSSIGQGPDVVVLHGWGVNSAVFTALPDLLPQYRFHFVDLPGFGESDVVAGDINDWVASIIASVPKPAIWIGWSLGGLVATLAALSYPQHVSALCTIASSPCFMAREEESWPGIPPNVLAQFGSQLTQDLEKTIERFLAIQAMGSQTAKGDIKQLREWVLAKPQPQFSALEQGLAMLANVDLRDKLPLINQPWLRIWGKLDGLVPRRVIKLLPELSHSEDVILPKASHAPFISHTEDFVLALGMWLEKHQ, from the coding sequence GTGGATCAAACTAAGTTACATGTCAGTTCGATAGGCCAAGGCCCCGATGTAGTCGTGCTGCATGGCTGGGGCGTTAATAGCGCGGTATTTACCGCTTTGCCCGACTTGTTACCTCAGTATAGATTTCACTTTGTTGATCTGCCCGGCTTTGGCGAAAGTGATGTCGTTGCTGGTGATATTAATGATTGGGTAGCCAGCATCATTGCCAGTGTGCCTAAACCTGCAATCTGGATAGGTTGGTCACTCGGCGGATTGGTGGCCACCTTAGCAGCACTCAGCTATCCACAACATGTGAGCGCGCTGTGTACTATCGCCTCCTCTCCCTGTTTTATGGCACGTGAAGAGGAATCTTGGCCCGGGATCCCACCTAATGTGCTGGCACAATTCGGCAGCCAGTTAACTCAAGATCTAGAAAAAACCATCGAACGATTTCTAGCAATACAAGCCATGGGTAGCCAAACAGCCAAGGGCGATATCAAGCAGCTGCGCGAGTGGGTACTGGCCAAACCTCAGCCGCAATTTAGCGCTCTGGAGCAAGGGCTAGCGATGCTCGCTAACGTTGATCTGAGGGACAAATTACCACTGATAAACCAACCTTGGTTAAGAATATGGGGCAAGCTCGACGGACTCGTGCCACGTAGAGTGATTAAACTGCTGCCAGAGTTGAGTCATAGCGAAGATGTCATATTGCCAAAAGCGTCTCATGCTCCTTTCATCAGCCATACGGAAGACTTTGTTCTTGCCTTAGGCATGTGGCTTGAAAAACACCAATAA
- a CDS encoding ComF family protein — protein sequence MGYEKRGFIITQRSWLRQLAAILPNRCLMCHQQITSKQSGICRVCLNACLYQAPICLGCGREMQLQVIYCGECQRYNKLKVVAPCSYHDGLGHWVGQIKYQAQFSVIEVMVDALICRLHYLIELGFVQMPQAIITVPLHPKRLRQRGFNQAWLIAQSLAQKLELPLLDDVLTRQINTSPQAGLSGKMRRKNLLDAFTLVAEIKLQRIAIVDDVVTTGTTVSEIARLLSEQHIESQVWCLARAEAPGLN from the coding sequence ATGGGCTATGAAAAAAGGGGCTTCATTATTACTCAACGATCTTGGCTGCGACAGCTGGCGGCTATATTACCCAATCGGTGCTTAATGTGCCATCAACAGATAACGTCCAAGCAGAGCGGTATTTGTCGGGTTTGCCTCAATGCATGCCTATACCAGGCACCGATTTGTTTAGGTTGTGGTAGAGAGATGCAGCTGCAGGTTATCTACTGTGGCGAGTGTCAGCGGTACAACAAGCTAAAGGTGGTAGCGCCTTGCAGTTATCATGATGGACTTGGGCACTGGGTCGGTCAGATAAAGTATCAAGCGCAGTTTTCTGTGATTGAGGTGATGGTCGATGCGCTGATCTGCCGCTTACATTATCTAATTGAATTAGGCTTTGTGCAAATGCCACAAGCCATCATCACGGTGCCATTACACCCCAAGCGGTTGCGGCAGCGCGGTTTTAATCAGGCATGGCTGATTGCACAATCATTGGCACAAAAACTTGAGCTCCCCTTGCTTGACGATGTGCTTACTCGGCAAATAAACACCTCGCCCCAAGCGGGGTTATCGGGAAAAATGCGCCGTAAAAATTTACTAGATGCTTTTACATTGGTGGCAGAGATAAAGCTACAGCGTATCGCCATTGTAGATGATGTGGTGACGACGGGGACAACGGTCAGTGAAATAGCGCGACTACTGAGCGAACAACATATTGAAAGCCAAGTCTGGTGCCTAGCAAGAGCAGAGGCACCAGGGCTTAACTAA